One window of Cupriavidus oxalaticus genomic DNA carries:
- a CDS encoding acyltransferase, whose product MKDPVALYESYCLLCKNNLSKPIWYEDGFLNRDRLAEGEVRGNLDRLSLFSSARTFAEKVNFHGEGALTLIVEFWARISNLNINVSAGDLTLFVGPYSGISNLVVQSFDRGGWICFGAGNTVNTGNILVQGDGAGVFFWHDCMFSTNFHVRASDSHGIFSYDTRTRINHDASIRVGDHSWVGRSVMISKGVWAEDDIVFGQGAVVSGKLSGSSIYAGVPARKVRENVTWERARIKHLDDLPSTYYYRPRQKAVNSFLLDDQPFHPHVTFAYRDIRNSSLISKKYPWISR is encoded by the coding sequence ATGAAGGATCCCGTCGCTTTATACGAAAGTTATTGCTTGCTCTGTAAAAATAATCTTAGCAAGCCAATATGGTACGAGGATGGATTTTTAAATAGAGACAGACTGGCGGAAGGTGAGGTAAGGGGTAATCTCGATCGCCTCTCCTTGTTCTCCTCGGCTCGTACTTTTGCGGAAAAAGTGAATTTCCATGGAGAGGGGGCGCTGACACTGATAGTTGAATTCTGGGCTCGAATCAGCAATCTAAATATCAATGTCTCGGCAGGGGATTTGACTTTATTCGTTGGCCCATATTCTGGAATATCAAACTTAGTGGTTCAATCCTTTGATAGGGGAGGTTGGATCTGTTTTGGGGCGGGTAATACAGTAAATACTGGAAATATATTGGTTCAAGGGGATGGTGCTGGTGTATTCTTTTGGCATGATTGTATGTTTTCAACAAACTTTCATGTTAGAGCCTCGGATTCGCATGGCATATTTTCTTATGATACGAGAACTCGAATTAATCATGATGCGTCTATTCGGGTTGGCGATCATTCGTGGGTCGGTCGGTCAGTAATGATTAGTAAAGGGGTTTGGGCTGAAGATGATATCGTCTTTGGGCAGGGGGCCGTGGTTTCGGGGAAATTGAGTGGGTCATCCATTTATGCTGGAGTGCCCGCGCGGAAGGTAAGGGAGAATGTCACTTGGGAGCGTGCGCGAATCAAACATCTTGATGATTTGCCTTCTACCTACTATTATCGCCCGCGACAGAAAGCTGTTAATTCTTTTCTCCTGGACGATCAGCCTTTTCATCCGCATGTGACGTTCGCATATCGTGATATCCGAAATTCGAGTTTGATAAGCAAAAAATATCCATGGATTTCAAGGTAA